A single Crateriforma conspicua DNA region contains:
- a CDS encoding transglutaminase family protein, with translation MTIRVALHHQTKYQYDRSIGLGPQLVRLKPAYHARTPIIAYSQRVSPADHFVNWQQDPFGNPIGRYVFEKPADHLEVTVDFIADMTVINPFDFFVEDEFEAWPFDYDEVRRKQLLPYLEQPPMTPLFSQWVGELPTSADRVIDYLVDVNQRLERRIDYTVRMEPGVQSAEETLELARGSCRDSAWLLVQTLRHVGLAARFVSGYLIQLASDLPSLDGPSGPTEDFCDLHAWTEVYLPGAGWVGMDPTSGLFAGEGHIPLACTPFFSDAAPITGAHEPCEVEFSFDMSVRRVHEDPRVTKPYSEKQWQQIMATGDRFDEIMQESDLRLTMGGEPTFVSIDDMDDPQWNTDAVGEDKRVLSNVLLRRLQKHFGNGSLLHYGQGKWYPGESLPRWALTCMWRKDGHPIWKDQQWLADEGVDYGHTVQDAKRFIYTLARELNISAKMTFPVFEDTFHYLWRENRLPVDVDTSEPKLKDPNERAMMIRTFQHGLGKPIGFTLPLRRAWWQARPGWMGGRWPVRSEKVYLIPGDSPIGLRLPLDTLPVSSISTNAFYSAPYDPTAINGPLPTMQRGMKGVSADPLREIRQEMPARGGENGFGGGGGPLGPGSGGPGGQPINEQVIDEIDEDDDLPTSEDVVHTALCIECRHGRLHVFMPPVNRMEDYLDLINAIEQTCERLQLPVIIEGYLPPPDSRVEYYKITPDPGVIEVNTQPTKTWRELAHLTETLYEEARLSRLGTEKFDLDGLHTGTGGGNHIVMGGSNPSESPFLRRPDVLSSMIAFWNNHPSLSYLFSGRFIGPTSQAPRADEGRIDAAYQLEMALAQVPQRWDSTPPWLTDRLFRDLLTDLTGNTHRAEICIDKLYSPDSVTGRLGLIELRGFEMPPHARMSLAQQLLIRGLVLAFWQQPYREKLSHWGTSLHDRFMLPHFVWSDFLDVLRFMKHRGLGLEPDWFGTHYEFRFPRIGEVTYENVSLTLRNAIEPWYVMGEEPGASGTTRFVDSSVERMEVRAENFDPSRHALLCNGLRVPMHATGIQGTYVTGIRYRAWQPPRCLHPTIGIHSPLRFEVVNINTAASIGGCTYHVVHPGGRGTDSFPVNSVEAESRRASRFDTESLTGGMIQLPPMPPIGSDEAYPVTFDLLRASCGLGLA, from the coding sequence ATGACCATTCGCGTCGCTCTGCACCACCAGACCAAGTATCAGTATGACCGTTCGATCGGTCTGGGCCCGCAACTGGTTCGGCTGAAGCCCGCCTATCATGCGCGGACTCCGATCATCGCGTACAGCCAGCGGGTGTCCCCGGCGGATCATTTCGTCAACTGGCAACAAGATCCGTTCGGCAACCCGATCGGCCGCTACGTCTTTGAAAAGCCGGCCGATCACTTAGAAGTGACGGTCGATTTCATCGCCGACATGACGGTCATCAACCCCTTCGACTTTTTCGTTGAAGATGAATTCGAAGCATGGCCCTTTGATTACGACGAAGTGCGACGCAAACAGCTGTTGCCATACCTGGAACAGCCGCCGATGACGCCGCTGTTCTCACAGTGGGTTGGTGAATTGCCGACGTCGGCCGACCGCGTGATCGACTACCTGGTCGACGTCAATCAGCGACTGGAACGTCGCATCGATTACACGGTGCGAATGGAACCGGGCGTCCAATCGGCCGAAGAAACACTGGAACTTGCGCGTGGTTCGTGTCGGGATTCCGCTTGGCTGTTGGTTCAAACATTGCGACACGTCGGTCTGGCGGCTCGGTTCGTCTCAGGCTATCTGATCCAATTGGCGTCGGATCTGCCTTCGCTGGACGGACCTTCCGGACCCACCGAAGACTTTTGCGATCTGCACGCATGGACCGAGGTTTATCTGCCCGGCGCCGGTTGGGTCGGGATGGATCCGACCAGCGGGCTGTTTGCCGGGGAAGGGCATATTCCGCTGGCCTGCACGCCCTTCTTCAGTGACGCCGCTCCCATCACCGGTGCACACGAACCATGCGAGGTCGAATTCTCGTTTGACATGTCGGTTCGCCGTGTTCACGAAGATCCACGCGTCACCAAGCCGTACAGCGAAAAGCAATGGCAACAGATCATGGCGACCGGCGATCGCTTTGATGAAATCATGCAGGAAAGCGATCTGCGTTTGACCATGGGCGGCGAACCCACGTTCGTGTCCATCGACGACATGGACGACCCGCAGTGGAACACCGATGCGGTGGGCGAAGACAAACGCGTGCTTAGCAACGTGCTGTTGCGACGATTGCAGAAGCACTTTGGCAACGGATCGCTGCTGCACTATGGCCAGGGCAAATGGTACCCCGGTGAATCATTGCCGCGGTGGGCGTTGACTTGCATGTGGCGCAAGGACGGCCATCCGATTTGGAAAGATCAACAGTGGCTGGCCGACGAAGGCGTCGACTACGGACACACCGTTCAAGATGCCAAGCGATTCATTTACACCTTGGCGCGAGAATTGAACATCAGCGCCAAGATGACGTTCCCGGTCTTCGAAGACACGTTTCACTACCTGTGGCGTGAAAACCGATTGCCGGTGGATGTCGACACGTCCGAACCCAAGCTGAAGGACCCCAACGAACGGGCGATGATGATTCGAACGTTCCAACACGGGCTTGGCAAACCGATCGGCTTTACGCTGCCGCTGCGGCGCGCTTGGTGGCAGGCACGCCCGGGTTGGATGGGCGGGCGATGGCCGGTTCGGTCGGAAAAGGTGTATTTGATTCCGGGCGATTCACCGATCGGATTGCGTTTGCCGTTGGACACATTGCCGGTCAGCAGTATCAGCACGAACGCATTCTATTCCGCACCGTATGATCCCACCGCCATCAACGGGCCACTGCCGACGATGCAGCGTGGCATGAAAGGAGTCTCCGCAGATCCGCTGCGCGAGATCCGTCAAGAAATGCCAGCTCGAGGTGGCGAAAACGGATTCGGCGGTGGTGGTGGACCGCTGGGGCCCGGCAGCGGTGGACCAGGCGGCCAACCGATCAATGAACAAGTCATCGACGAAATCGACGAAGACGATGATTTGCCGACCAGCGAAGACGTCGTTCACACCGCGTTGTGTATTGAATGTCGGCACGGTCGATTGCACGTTTTCATGCCGCCGGTCAATCGCATGGAAGACTACTTGGATTTGATCAACGCGATCGAACAAACATGCGAGCGTTTGCAGTTGCCCGTGATCATCGAAGGCTATCTGCCCCCACCGGACAGTCGTGTGGAGTACTACAAGATCACGCCGGATCCCGGGGTGATCGAAGTCAACACCCAGCCGACCAAGACATGGCGTGAATTGGCCCATTTGACCGAAACGCTTTACGAAGAAGCACGGTTGAGCCGTCTGGGCACCGAGAAGTTTGATTTGGACGGTCTGCACACCGGCACCGGTGGCGGCAACCACATCGTCATGGGCGGATCGAATCCGTCGGAAAGTCCGTTCCTGCGACGTCCCGACGTGCTGTCCAGCATGATCGCGTTTTGGAACAATCACCCCAGCTTGTCCTATCTGTTCAGTGGTCGATTCATCGGACCGACCAGCCAGGCGCCACGGGCCGACGAAGGTCGAATCGATGCGGCCTATCAATTGGAAATGGCCTTGGCCCAGGTGCCCCAACGCTGGGACAGCACACCGCCATGGTTGACCGACCGCTTGTTCCGTGACTTGTTGACCGATTTGACGGGCAACACCCACCGTGCGGAAATCTGTATCGACAAGCTTTATTCACCCGACAGTGTGACCGGCCGTTTGGGCCTGATCGAACTGCGTGGGTTTGAAATGCCGCCACACGCACGGATGAGCCTTGCCCAGCAATTGCTGATCCGGGGATTGGTTTTGGCGTTCTGGCAACAACCGTATCGGGAAAAACTGTCGCACTGGGGCACGTCGCTGCACGACCGATTCATGTTGCCGCACTTTGTCTGGAGCGATTTCCTGGACGTGCTGCGTTTCATGAAGCACCGCGGCTTGGGCTTGGAACCGGATTGGTTCGGAACGCATTACGAGTTTCGATTCCCCCGGATCGGCGAAGTCACTTACGAAAATGTTTCGCTGACCTTACGCAACGCGATCGAACCCTGGTACGTGATGGGCGAGGAACCGGGAGCCAGCGGCACCACACGATTTGTCGACAGCAGCGTGGAACGCATGGAAGTCAGAGCGGAAAACTTTGACCCCAGTCGCCACGCGCTGTTGTGCAACGGCTTGCGAGTCCCCATGCATGCCACGGGGATCCAAGGCACCTATGTCACCGGTATTCGGTACCGGGCGTGGCAACCGCCGCGGTGTTTGCACCCCACGATCGGGATCCATTCACCCCTGCGGTTCGAAGTGGTCAACATCAATACCGCCGCATCGATCGGGGGATGCACCTACCATGTCGTTCATCCGGGCGGTCGCGGCACCGACAGTTTCCCGGTCAACAGCGTGGAAGCGGAATCACGACGCGCATCTCGATTTGACACCGAGTCGCTGACCGGCGGCATGATCCAGTTGCCACCGATGCCACCGATCGGCAGCGATGAAGCCTATCCGGTGACCTTTGATCTGTTACGAGCCAGTTGTGGGTTGGGCTTGGCGTAG
- a CDS encoding alpha-E domain-containing protein — protein sequence MLARVAESIYWMSRQMERAENLSRFLEVTLNFILDQPENLVDPWEPLVQVTGDTQWYSEHYSRFDRPSVIHFLAFDDRYPNSMLSSLRYARENARGVRETLSSETFEQINDFYHFVNDAALQKVEPTADFFDQVRQQALLWNGILDGTMSHDIGWHFANFGRLIERADKTSRILDVKYFNLLPRVDDVGTAVDDIQWSALLLAISGFEAYRREHHLIDIEKVVDFFIFNRRFPRSILSCVAGADWSLSQIEDACSSAHPRSAKQASLGLRHRLANTNVKEVLAGGMHQFIDTLQLELNDIGEALNQDYFQVTLHA from the coding sequence ATGCTCGCACGCGTTGCCGAATCGATTTACTGGATGTCCCGCCAGATGGAACGGGCCGAAAACCTGTCACGGTTTTTGGAAGTCACGTTGAACTTCATCTTGGATCAACCCGAAAACTTGGTGGATCCATGGGAACCCTTGGTCCAGGTGACCGGCGACACGCAATGGTATTCCGAGCACTATTCGCGTTTTGATCGGCCATCGGTGATCCACTTCTTGGCCTTCGACGATCGCTATCCCAATTCAATGCTTTCGTCGCTGCGGTACGCACGCGAAAACGCGCGAGGCGTTCGCGAAACGCTGTCCAGCGAAACGTTCGAACAGATCAATGACTTTTACCATTTCGTCAACGATGCGGCGCTGCAAAAGGTTGAACCGACTGCCGACTTTTTCGATCAAGTCCGCCAACAAGCGCTGCTTTGGAATGGCATCTTGGATGGAACGATGTCCCACGACATCGGATGGCACTTTGCCAATTTCGGACGGCTGATCGAACGCGCCGACAAAACGTCGCGAATCTTGGACGTCAAATATTTCAATCTGCTACCACGCGTCGACGATGTCGGTACCGCGGTCGATGACATCCAGTGGTCCGCATTGCTGTTGGCGATCAGCGGTTTCGAAGCCTATCGCCGCGAACATCACTTGATCGACATCGAAAAAGTCGTCGACTTCTTCATCTTCAACCGTCGGTTTCCTCGATCCATTCTTTCCTGTGTCGCGGGGGCCGATTGGTCGCTTTCGCAAATCGAAGACGCCTGTTCGTCGGCCCATCCGCGATCGGCCAAACAAGCATCGTTGGGGCTGCGTCACCGATTGGCCAACACCAATGTCAAAGAAGTTTTGGCCGGTGGGATGCATCAATTCATTGACACGCTGCAACTTGAATTAAACGACATCGGCGAAGCTCTCAACCAAGACTACTTTCAGGTAACGTTACACGCATGA
- a CDS encoding circularly permuted type 2 ATP-grasp protein — protein MSTESESSWQSQSQSSPGDTAADAHPHGPASQPLPRLIDYDPGEFFDELVNDRSIARPDTEVLVDMINRISGETLARRQRAIERAMYRMGITFTVYSDSRGTEKIMPFDIIPRVVPAILWHHIEAGLKQRIGALNRFLSDIYGPQNIVNDGVIPRELVDTSKDFRPQCMGLTPPNGVWCHITGTDLIRDSSGTVYVLEDNLRCPSGVSYVLQNRAVMKKNFPQLFDASRVRPVNDYPARLYNTLVSMAPEGVRNPVVAVLTPGVYNSAYYEHSFLAQQMGVELVEGRDLMVKDDRVYMRTTEGLQQVHVLYRRVDDMFLDPEVFREDSVLGVAGLMRAYRAGNIALANAPGTGIADDKVIYAYVPKMIDYYLGETPILENVPTYVCLDEDDRRHVLDNLDTLVVKAANESGGYGILIGPHATPAEREKFGELIRENPRNYIAQPTLSLSRVPTLVGESLEGRHVDLRPYILCRSPTDVDVIPGGLTRVALKRGSLVVNSSQGGGSKDTWVVANPGEETAST, from the coding sequence ATGTCCACCGAATCTGAATCATCGTGGCAATCCCAATCCCAGTCATCGCCGGGGGACACCGCGGCTGATGCCCACCCACACGGCCCGGCTTCCCAACCGCTGCCCCGATTGATCGATTACGACCCGGGCGAATTTTTCGACGAATTGGTCAACGACCGATCGATCGCGCGGCCCGATACCGAAGTCCTGGTCGACATGATCAATCGGATTTCGGGGGAAACCTTGGCGCGGCGGCAGCGGGCCATCGAACGGGCGATGTACCGGATGGGAATCACATTCACGGTTTACAGTGATTCTCGTGGGACGGAAAAGATCATGCCGTTCGACATCATTCCACGCGTGGTGCCGGCGATTCTTTGGCACCATATCGAAGCCGGATTGAAACAGCGGATCGGTGCGCTCAATCGATTCCTGTCGGACATCTATGGTCCCCAGAACATCGTCAATGACGGGGTGATCCCACGTGAATTGGTCGACACGTCCAAAGACTTTCGGCCGCAGTGCATGGGATTAACGCCGCCCAACGGCGTTTGGTGCCACATCACCGGCACGGATTTGATTCGCGATTCCAGCGGGACAGTGTACGTGCTGGAAGACAACCTGCGGTGCCCATCGGGTGTCTCGTACGTGCTGCAAAACCGCGCGGTGATGAAGAAAAACTTTCCCCAGTTGTTCGACGCCAGTCGAGTCCGACCGGTCAATGATTACCCGGCACGACTGTACAACACGCTGGTGTCGATGGCGCCCGAAGGCGTTCGCAACCCGGTCGTCGCCGTCTTGACCCCGGGTGTCTACAACAGCGCCTATTACGAGCATTCGTTCTTGGCCCAACAGATGGGCGTCGAATTGGTCGAAGGCCGCGATCTGATGGTCAAAGACGATCGCGTTTACATGCGGACCACCGAAGGGTTGCAACAAGTCCACGTCCTGTATCGACGTGTGGACGACATGTTTTTGGACCCCGAGGTCTTTCGCGAAGACTCGGTGTTGGGCGTTGCCGGTTTGATGCGGGCATACCGTGCGGGCAACATCGCGTTGGCCAACGCACCGGGAACGGGCATCGCCGACGACAAGGTGATCTACGCCTATGTACCGAAAATGATCGACTACTACTTGGGCGAAACACCGATTCTGGAGAACGTTCCCACCTACGTTTGTCTGGACGAAGACGACCGACGTCACGTGCTGGATAACCTGGACACGCTGGTCGTCAAAGCGGCGAACGAATCGGGCGGCTATGGCATCTTGATCGGGCCACATGCGACGCCGGCCGAACGCGAAAAGTTTGGCGAATTGATCCGCGAAAATCCGCGTAACTACATCGCGCAGCCCACACTTTCGCTCTCGCGGGTTCCGACCTTGGTGGGTGAATCGTTGGAAGGACGCCACGTGGATTTGCGTCCCTACATTTTGTGTCGATCACCGACCGATGTGGATGTGATTCCCGGCGGGCTGACCCGTGTGGCACTGAAGCGTGGATCGTTGGTCGTCAATTCATCGCAAGGCGGCGGCAGCAAAGACACGTGGGTCGTTGCCAATCCCGGCGAAGAAACCGCAAGCACCTGA
- the asnB gene encoding asparagine synthase (glutamine-hydrolyzing) produces MCGITGAVWTDPNQRIDPDQLLRMTQQIAHRGPDDSQTWRDDHHIDARGKALGVGLGFRRLSIIDLAGARQPMACEDQSIHMVFNGEIYNYQTLRLRLEGAGHRFATNGDGESILHLFEDLGPDCFAQLNGMFAIALWDARQHRLVLARDRIGQKPLYYAVKDGRLVFGSELKCLAAVDGVCDELDLGSIDQYLTYQYVPHPNTIWKGVRKLPPGHYAVFQDGRLSVHPYWTYDPSKQADISRTDAIDRLQELLSDSVRLRMRSDVPFGSFLSGGIDSSLITAIAQQHSDQPLRTFSIGFPVADFDETHYADMVARHLGTRHEKFVVQPSGVDVLDKLVWHYDEPFGDSSAVPTWYLSELTKQHVTVALSGDGGDELFAGYERYHALHLSERLPRLFPIHRLPGFSLIQRLPDSGRRRSLVRRAKRFAEALGHSSPQRYMNWLQIFSFTMRAQLYNDSFLDRLPPDDPIEFLLAAWDRSEGRDLMTRASTSDVVTYLPCDLMTKVDIAAMAHGLEVRQPMLDYRLVEFAASVPIELKRRGSRGKILLQDAFGSLIPEQIFTRKKMGFGVPIATWFRNELKPMVHDTLLADDARVSQFLRHDAVADLVAAHENHRQNHCYRLWNLLFLELWLRRWT; encoded by the coding sequence TTGTGCGGAATCACCGGAGCGGTTTGGACGGATCCGAACCAGCGAATCGACCCTGACCAACTGTTGCGAATGACGCAGCAGATCGCGCATCGCGGGCCGGACGATTCGCAGACTTGGCGGGACGATCATCACATCGACGCACGTGGAAAAGCGTTGGGCGTTGGCCTGGGTTTTCGACGGTTGTCCATCATCGATTTGGCGGGCGCCCGACAACCGATGGCTTGCGAAGATCAATCGATCCACATGGTCTTCAACGGTGAAATCTATAACTACCAAACGTTGCGTTTGCGCTTGGAAGGCGCCGGGCACCGCTTTGCCACCAATGGCGATGGCGAAAGCATTCTGCACTTGTTCGAAGACCTGGGCCCCGATTGCTTTGCCCAGCTGAACGGGATGTTCGCGATCGCGTTGTGGGACGCGCGGCAACACCGCTTGGTTCTGGCTCGCGACCGCATCGGTCAAAAACCGCTGTACTACGCCGTCAAAGACGGACGCCTGGTGTTCGGCAGCGAACTGAAATGCCTGGCCGCGGTCGACGGTGTCTGTGACGAACTGGATCTAGGATCGATCGACCAATACTTGACGTATCAATACGTTCCACACCCGAACACGATCTGGAAAGGCGTTCGCAAGTTGCCACCGGGTCATTACGCGGTGTTCCAGGACGGACGCCTGAGCGTTCACCCCTACTGGACGTACGACCCGTCGAAGCAGGCCGACATCAGCCGCACCGATGCGATCGATCGTTTACAGGAATTGCTGTCCGATTCGGTACGACTGCGAATGCGTAGCGATGTTCCGTTTGGTTCGTTCTTGTCCGGTGGTATCGATTCGTCACTGATCACGGCGATCGCTCAACAGCATTCCGACCAACCGTTGCGGACGTTCAGCATCGGTTTCCCGGTCGCCGACTTTGACGAAACGCATTATGCCGACATGGTCGCCCGCCACCTGGGAACCCGGCATGAAAAGTTCGTGGTTCAGCCCAGCGGCGTTGATGTGCTGGACAAATTGGTTTGGCACTACGACGAACCGTTTGGTGATTCCAGTGCCGTCCCGACGTGGTATCTGTCCGAACTGACCAAGCAACACGTGACCGTCGCCTTGTCCGGCGACGGTGGTGACGAGTTGTTCGCGGGCTATGAACGTTACCATGCATTGCACCTGAGCGAACGATTACCACGATTGTTTCCCATCCATCGGTTGCCGGGGTTTTCGCTGATCCAACGATTGCCCGATTCGGGGCGTCGACGCAGCCTGGTCCGCCGGGCCAAACGCTTTGCCGAAGCGTTGGGACATTCGTCCCCACAGCGGTACATGAACTGGCTACAGATCTTTTCGTTCACAATGCGGGCCCAGTTGTACAACGATTCGTTTTTGGATCGATTGCCGCCCGATGATCCCATCGAATTTCTGCTGGCGGCTTGGGATCGCAGCGAAGGTCGCGACCTGATGACACGGGCATCGACCAGCGATGTGGTCACCTATTTGCCATGCGATCTGATGACCAAGGTGGACATCGCTGCGATGGCCCACGGGCTGGAGGTCCGGCAACCGATGCTGGATTACCGGCTGGTGGAGTTTGCCGCTTCGGTGCCGATCGAACTGAAGCGTCGGGGCAGCCGTGGAAAGATTTTGCTGCAAGACGCATTCGGATCGCTAATTCCTGAACAGATCTTTACGCGAAAAAAAATGGGATTCGGCGTCCCCATCGCGACTTGGTTTCGCAACGAATTGAAACCCATGGTCCACGACACGCTGTTGGCCGACGATGCCCGGGTATCCCAGTTCCTGCGACATGATGCGGTTGCCGACTTGGTTGCCGCCCATGAAAACCATCGCCAAAACCACTGTTACCGGCTTTGGAATCTGCTGTTTTTGGAACTTTGGCTACGGCGTTGGACGTAG
- a CDS encoding serine/threonine protein kinase, producing MTVEPSIILSGTDPDLPTKLPSGLQRYTGLKEMARGGSAILRSGFDRIVGRTVAIKTLLPETKNDRKERRRFLREARVTAQLQHPNTVPVYEIGNDLMYGIFFVMKRISGENFFEILKRIARRDEATVEAFPLRRRLDVVADTCQALAYAHARGVIHRDVKPENIWVGNFGEVILLDWGTAKVWGHADDNEPIRKSTLAQKPDQEDQQLTTLTGGGQRPGTPLYMSPEQVSGNRGIDERSDIFSVGVVLYEMLALREPFRGRNIDETFDNIRSKDVPPPSETAPDRQIPALADQVVMKAIQKRPGDRYQSMRDLIAAIGEIRDQEIHEPQDP from the coding sequence ATGACCGTCGAACCGTCGATCATCTTGTCGGGAACCGATCCCGATCTGCCGACCAAATTGCCGTCGGGACTGCAGCGTTACACGGGCCTGAAAGAAATGGCGCGGGGCGGCAGCGCGATTCTTCGCAGCGGCTTTGACCGTATCGTCGGTCGTACCGTGGCTATCAAGACACTGCTGCCGGAAACCAAGAACGACCGCAAGGAACGGCGACGGTTCCTGCGAGAAGCCCGCGTGACTGCACAATTGCAGCACCCAAACACCGTGCCCGTCTACGAGATCGGCAACGATCTGATGTACGGAATTTTCTTCGTGATGAAACGAATCTCGGGGGAAAACTTCTTCGAAATCCTGAAGCGAATCGCCCGCAGGGACGAAGCCACGGTCGAAGCGTTCCCGTTGCGCCGGCGACTGGATGTCGTCGCCGACACCTGCCAGGCACTTGCCTATGCACACGCACGTGGCGTCATTCACCGTGACGTCAAACCGGAGAACATCTGGGTCGGAAACTTCGGCGAAGTCATCCTGCTGGACTGGGGAACCGCCAAGGTCTGGGGACACGCCGACGACAACGAACCGATCCGGAAAAGCACACTGGCGCAGAAACCCGACCAGGAAGACCAACAACTGACCACGCTGACCGGTGGCGGCCAGCGTCCCGGCACGCCGCTTTATATGTCACCGGAGCAGGTGTCCGGTAATCGTGGCATTGATGAACGATCGGACATCTTCAGCGTCGGCGTGGTCCTTTACGAAATGCTGGCCCTGCGGGAACCTTTCCGTGGCCGAAACATTGACGAAACGTTTGATAACATCCGCAGCAAGGACGTTCCCCCGCCCAGCGAAACCGCGCCGGATCGTCAAATTCCGGCCTTGGCGGATCAGGTCGTCATGAAAGCCATCCAAAAGCGCCCCGGCGACCGATATCAATCGATGCGTGATTTGATCGCGGCGATCGGTGAAATCCGCGACCAGGAAATCCACGAGCCCCAGGACCCATAG
- a CDS encoding glutamine synthetase beta-grasp domain-containing protein produces MTKCKLEYIWLDGYQPTQTLRSKTKIEDDFSGKLEDAKVWSFDGSSTEQASGGSSDLLLKPVYIVPDPGRIGTGFLVMCEVLNSDGTPHRTNGRSTIHDDDNDFWFGFEQEYTLWNPETDKPLGFPSEGYPGPQGPYYCSVGGGRAVGREVVEEHLELCLQAGLNVEGINAEVMMGQWEFQIFAKGAKEAGDQIWLARYLLDRTAENHGLTINYEPKPVKGDWNGSGMHANFSNTTLRTCGSQDVYEAICQAFEPRIKEHIDVYGADNDQRLTGLHETQSIDKFSYGVSDRGASIRIPIGTVESGWKGWLEDRRPASNADPYMVASAIIATVKSAAVPA; encoded by the coding sequence ATGACCAAGTGCAAGTTGGAATACATCTGGCTGGATGGCTATCAGCCGACCCAAACGCTTCGCAGCAAGACCAAGATCGAAGACGATTTCAGTGGCAAGCTGGAAGACGCGAAGGTTTGGAGCTTCGACGGAAGCAGCACCGAACAAGCCAGTGGTGGCTCGTCGGACTTGTTGCTCAAACCCGTCTACATCGTCCCCGATCCGGGCCGCATCGGCACCGGTTTCCTGGTGATGTGCGAAGTTTTGAACTCCGACGGAACCCCGCACCGCACCAACGGTCGCAGCACGATCCACGACGACGACAACGATTTCTGGTTCGGTTTCGAACAGGAATACACGCTGTGGAATCCGGAAACGGACAAGCCGCTGGGCTTCCCCTCCGAAGGCTACCCCGGACCGCAAGGCCCGTACTACTGCAGCGTCGGTGGCGGTCGTGCAGTCGGACGCGAAGTCGTCGAAGAACACTTGGAACTGTGCTTGCAAGCCGGCCTGAACGTCGAAGGCATCAACGCCGAAGTGATGATGGGCCAGTGGGAATTCCAAATCTTTGCCAAGGGTGCCAAGGAAGCCGGGGACCAAATCTGGCTTGCCCGCTACCTGTTGGATCGCACCGCCGAAAATCACGGCCTGACGATCAATTACGAGCCCAAACCGGTCAAGGGTGACTGGAACGGCAGCGGCATGCACGCGAACTTCAGCAACACGACCCTGCGGACCTGCGGCAGCCAAGACGTGTACGAAGCGATCTGCCAAGCTTTCGAGCCGCGGATCAAGGAACACATCGACGTTTACGGTGCCGACAACGATCAACGTTTGACCGGTTTGCACGAAACCCAGTCGATCGACAAATTCAGCTACGGCGTTTCGGACCGTGGTGCTTCGATCCGGATCCCGATCGGAACCGTCGAAAGCGGATGGAAGGGCTGGTTGGAAGACCGTCGCCCGGCATCCAACGCCGACCCGTACATGGTCGCCAGCGCGATCATCGCGACCGTCAAGAGCGCCGCGGTTCCCGCGTAA